cattgaaatgcactaaaacggagtgtttcagacagagggtaaatacaggtatattcaggcagacagtatgaggaaaataaagttgtttttttaacattacagcatataaacatgttctagtagaaacacaaaatacaagtatgaacctgaaaatgggcataatatgggacctttaaaatctcACCTCAACACCTGTAATCACCGCTGATACGTGACGTGAATGACTAACCTGTCAGCAGCTTATCatcacagtaaaaaacaatgtgACATGAAAGGCAATTTAGCTTAAATTTTATCTCACTTTACAACTTGAAAACAGCTCAGCTACAGATTCTCTACATAATAAAATTGTCTCACCTGGATGCCGAAGCCCGGCCCGGGAGCGAAGGCTTTCACCCCCAGCTGGACCGAGAGGTTTCTGGGCTGGCCCCAGCTGAGGCCGTCGTCCTTGCTCTCCACCATCATGGTGCTGGCCGGCTCGCAGTTGTAGAGGTGGAAGCAGATGGAGTAGACCAGAATCACTGAGCCCACTTCCTCGTCCACCACCACCGAGCCCAGGTTCAGGCCGTCCGGCTGCGATCCGTCGTCCACTATGAAGCTGGTCGGGGACCAGGTGGCTCCTGGAGGGACAGGAGAGGATTCAGACACAAATCATGACTACTTTTACGCCAAATTCAATGATTGCACTACGTATtctaaaaaaatacattcttttaattattttggtTATTCAATTTGCCAACTATAGACCACAACATCAGTTTCCTTCCCATTTTCAACTTCAAATTCTTCttgttgtctctctctgttcctgtGCTTCAGATTATTTGTTCTACAGCCATCAAAGCGTACAGCATGTACTCAGAGAGTAAAGTTGCTCTCTTCAAGCAGTTGTTACTTTTTATGTCACCAAATATAGAGATTGAAATGTGTAAAATCCTTTCAAGAATGCCTCTAAAATAATGCATCCATTCAACTTAGacacattattttcattattcagTTTGGACAAAAGCATAAATTTTAATATCTGATGTTTTTGTCttgatgtttttatgttttgtttaatgTTATGTGAGTTTTATACTCTGGTTCAGAAGAAgctttatatttctgtttcacTGTATTTTTAACAGTTGAAATGACAAACAGACATATTCTTTAACCTTAATTTGTGTAATCAGATACTGAATATTGAACCTCAATGACATTTTCGGATTTAAAATCAAAGTCTTGACACTTTTAGActgtattatatttcatttttgtttttgttttcgggttgtccatccGTCTGTACCGTCCTATTCTCGTGAATGTGGTATCTCAGGAACTTCTTGGAGGGAACTTCTTCACATTTggaacaaacgtccacttgtGACCTcaccaaacacatttttggccacaactcaaaaacttatatgctaattatgacaatttcacacacatgtctaacaggataaaatgataaaatgatgacatttttggacagacatggatgtataCTGTAATTTGACCGGTTAGCGGAGGCATCCAACCGTGAGTCGGTAATTCTATTTTTCTAAATTCCTCACAGTAAAGATTtgaataaaattatttttttgatatCAGTACTGAAAGAAATTTATCATATTGGCGACGGTATTGAAACTTGGGTATCAAATGATAACCAGCTCTAATTCTAATAATACAGATATTTTGTAGTCGGTGCAAATTTTATCTGTGGTCTTTAAGGAAGCTTGACATTTCCTGTATTAAAGCTCATGtgagtttatgtttaaaaacaaatcttatCACAAGGTCCACTTGCTTGTTTTGCACACTGAGCAACTTTCTATCCACTGATGAAGGCCACAGGATGTGGCTAAAAGCTTCAGAAAAAAGTATAACTGGACTTTGTGACAAGTTAACAAATTATTGTTGCTTTACTTTTGTGTTTGTCATGATGTTTTCTGATGAATTTGACAATAAACCAACTAAAATGCAGTTTATTCATcaagtttaaaaatgtattaagatAGTTAAAGTTGTGACAGGTGTTTCTTGTCCTGTTTGACTCTTTATGTCACAAAAGAAACTACAGTAAGTGATTGTTAATTACTTTTCCCTTCCTTTGTGACTGTTAAATATCGCCTGTAGACTTGtaacaactgtgtgtgttttgtgtgtatatCCGACTGTTTCTGATCGCAATGACTGTCGTGGTCGTCCTTGCCTTTGTCTGTGGACCGCCGCATCGCGAGGAACTTTGCCCCCGTGTCGCCGGCCGTCGCCTTCCTGCCCTCTGAGAAAGCCAGCAGGCTCCCTTTGGCGGTGAAGGTGAGCAGTGGAATCCTGTAGGTGTTCACCTGCCCCTGGGCTCCGCTCACCCACAGCAGCTGCTCCTCATACAGCAAAGGGTTGATCTGGAAAAGGACAAGAACATAATGAAGAGAGGCTGGGGCTGACTGAGGGAAAGGGAAATAGTTTACATATCTGCAGTGCATAACCTGTTACAATAACATCTGCATCATGCGTTACCAGTGTCAGGTGACACAATCAGGTGAATCACACTTCAGgaagaattttattttatttattccaaACCACAAGGCTGCAATAGCCCCCCCGCCCCATTCCTACCTTTACTACTGTACAAACAATACACAATTTTAtattactttacttgagtattttaattttatgctactttatacttctactccacttcaTTTCAGaggcatgtatatatatatatatatatatatatatatatatagtgtgtgtgtgtgtgtgtgtgtgtgtgtgtgtgtgtgtgtgtaactgcaGTGTTGTAACTGCAGTGTTGTAACTGCAGTGTTGTAACGTATTTCTATGATATTGTGTGTTTACTGTAgcttatgaaaatgaaaatactataagaaaaatatatatatgtacatatatatacatatatatacagtatatacatatatatatacatatctttACTtatagtattttcattttatgctactttatacttctactttacttcatttcagaggcaaacattgtactccactacatttatttgacagctacagTTATTATCAATGATAATGATtggaatacttcttccaccacttattataaaacaataattcatGCATAGgctggacaaaataacagaaacatgtTATAGCCTCTAAAAAAAGGTCAATTTGATCACTGAAATCAAGCTGACTCAACACTTTATGACAGCAGAGTAACTGCATTGTGCTGTAACGTTATTTCTATGGTATAGTGGTGACTGTAGCTTACCTGAGCAGGGCTGTAtgtagaaacacagagagacaacacagcagagaggagcaacCAGACAGCAGAGAGCCAGCAGCTTCCCTTCTCCATGTTAGAGTCTGAAACCTTCATCTTCTTCTGTATCCCGACACAGAAACAACATTAAAGAACAGGATGATGCGCTCAGAGTCCGAagagaaagcaaacaaaaagcagtcagagagaaaacagaagCGGAAATGATATCCTCAGCTAAAATTCAGCATGAGTCATGTGACTCCAAACTGTCAGGTCACATGACGACACCGTCACTCACGAGGAATTTGTTATTGTTACACAATAATAGTTATGAATTCACCCAGAAAAAATataatgcattttgttttactgtttgtttttatttaatgctattgtattttttttttactttttgtgatatatatatatatatattttttttttaatcaatttatttatttgcacatatataaaactgcaaaaaatccagtcaatgaaaaaaaaataataaaaaagaactgtgtcaggagaggtcaggAAGcaacaggcttatacaaaggacctggAAATTGTATTATTTCTCATCGTttgaaataatgttgttttttttactttatgtgttatattttagttttttttttattattgttcttgtcctttatattatttatttgtatatgatTTGATTGACACTTACACAGTTTGTGGAACTtactttttataaataaaatattgacaACAGAAGAGTTGTTTGATTGAGTCTCCTgcacaattatttattatttactattattatttatttagcatttgtataattatctttttaaatatttataattgtCTATTTCTCATTGATTGGAATAATGTTTTGTATGCACAATAATGTGCTTTATGCAGCTGCTAAATGATGGATAAGTGTTAGCTACAATTATGTTACATttcaatacaaaaaaattaatgtatatagatatatatgtatataaatgtttgtattcatatgtatatatatgaatataaatgtttgtttacatttaatgatattgtgtttttcttttactttatgtgatacatttttgttgttgtttttttactgttctTGTCCTTTATATTATTTCCTTTTATATGATTTGATTGACATTTACACAGTTTGTGGaacttatttttattaataaaatattgacAACAGAAGAGTTGTTTAATGAGTCTCCTgcacaattatttatttacatataatttatattatttatttagcatttgtataattatctttttaaaatatttataattagctatattgtattatttctcATCGTTTGgaataatgtttttgttttttttactttatgtgatatattttagttttttttcctttactgTTCTTGTCCTTTATATTATTTCCTTTTATATGATTTGATTGACACTTACACAGTTTTTGGAACTTATTTTTACTAATAAAATATTGACAACAAAAGAGTTGTTTGATGAGTCTCTGCACAAtcgaaatgtatttattatttacttacattatttatttatcatttgtataattatcttttttaaatatttataattagcTATCTATTTCTCATCGTTTGTAATAATGTTTTGTATGTGCAATAATGTGCTTTATGCAgctaaaataaattaatgtaaataaatatacacaaactaaataaaatacctTGTGACCCAATTTTACATCTAATGAACCACATACTTCATGTCTATGACATTTTCTTTCCTTCGAGGTGGAAGATCAGCTGGGGAAATAAGACATattttgtgtttactttttactttttactgtaGGCAGGGATAAATGCTgtcagcagaaaaaaataataatctgtgtGTTATTAATTTCAGTTGATTTATGCATTTAATTTTCTGGTTGTGTTCTGTAATTACTACGAGCATTATGTTAAATACACTTACAACTTTGATCCAGATGAGGGCAGAGTTAACCTAAAACAGTACAAGACATATCAGCCAGCCACAGTATAAAGTCCTGTACAGTATAGAGTTTTTATGGTGCAGTTTTCAGGTGTTTACAGTGAGGGAAACATGTGTGTATGAATTTATATCCCTTGTATGACCTCCATTGATCCACAAGTCCTTGGACGTCATGAGTTAATGTGTGACAGTTCCAGTAAAGCAGCAACACGATGCCAAAACAAACTGGAAACTCTCCAGAAATGCCAATATAAGATAGACTTTAGTCCATGTCACAAAATGAAGTAAATAAGGTGTGAATACGTTTTCTTAATTCGCCTCTACatattatttaaatgttgttAGTGTTGACTGTGTTGAGCTGAGAGCCACAAACCACATTCCTGTAGTCATGAGGTCGAGCTGATCTGTGTCACACggtaagagagaggaggaggagagagagaaacagaaacagaggaaGAGAAGTAAGAAAGAAACTCTGCTGAGACACATTTGAGGGGGAAAGTATAACCATGGTCTGTATGCTCAGTGAGACGAGGGATCTATGAGGGCCGAGAAAGGGGAATACAATCACCACAGCTTCTGTTGACATGACGGACTTTCATCTAAAAAGCAGGTAGGATGTGTGTTTGATTATGTGAAATGAGgactttttctagtttcattgaTGTTGGTTTCAAGGATTCACAGTCTTAGAGGTGAGCTATTCAGATGaaaccacagaaaaaaaaacatttttaaatgaagatTTGAACACAGAAATGTGACAtggtttccccttttttttctacaaCCATCTACATACACCCAATGAGAGCTTTTATGTAATTGCATgaagattttaaaaagtttttggAGATGAATTATGGCCTGCTCAATATGAAAATATTAGTTTAACTCAAGTGAAACATGCAGGATCTTGGGAAATTAGTATTTTCTGCAGGAATTGCcacaaaaaaacagacacaaataggCCTACAAAGTACTAGTAGATTCAGCAGAAATGCAAcaccacacacaaaacaaacaggatGCAATTTTAAGATAAGCTCAAGACATCTGTGCTGTTTCCTCTATTTACTAGTGAAATAGAGCTGCTGCCATGTGTGAATAGtattgtgttttctcttcttGAGCAGGTGCAGTGTAAGCAGGCAATGATGAATTGTTGTTGAGTCGGCGTGACTTTATTTACATGTAAGGAGGTGAAAATGAGAGAGTAGGTGAAAGGCATGAGAGGGCTAAGAAAGAGGTTAGACTGAGGGGGAGAAAGCAATTGAGTTTTCACACTTCAGTGCTAAAATGTGGCTCCGTCACAGACGTGCAGACGAGAGCACAAGATGGAAAAAGACCCAGAGAGAGCTGGTTTTGACTACAAGTAGCAGTTCCTCAGTTTTATCACAAGAAGCGTGCTGTTGAGGtgcagagtcacaactaaagaTACCTCTTATCCTCTATTAACAGGCTGAGCTACACTGTCATGataaaaacatgacattttggAAATTTTACTTAAAAAGGCATCACAGATATGAGCAACTCTAAAGgctcataaaaatgtaaattcacTTAAATCTACTCCTCTACACTGAATCTATCCAATAAGAGGGTATAATAGCCTTTTACTGCCTCTGACGGCAGATAACACCGTCACAATGTCACTGCAGTGAACGGAAAGCAGAAGTGATCTGGTTTCCTGCAGGTTTTGagactttctgtctttctttaaaTAAACTGTGAGCATGTTTGTCAGAGATAAGGGCTTTTGTTTTATCTGAAGGGCTTTAGAAAGAGATTAGCCTACACTAGACCGCTCTGCTTATTCAAGCACGACATGTTTAACCTGTTGATAGGAACAGCACAACGGTTCCAGACCTTGATGAGCTCAGGTGTTATATAGCCTCATCTGTAGGCTACCATTTGTCATAGTTTATATGAATGGAGTGTAAATTGGATGTTATTTaacacttttatttatataaatactgtggaagtatcaaaacactcaatccacagggaaacacacacagcccgtattcagaaactctgagtttgaaacaagctgtcaggatttctgcccatttgtgatgtcacgaatataaaatatttagaccctttacacagtttttaATGTAAACGTTATAAATtcgtcccagtttatttcctgttgcagtgtatgtgaatgtcatcagctgacaggaagtacacgtGGACCcatgcctagcaacgcaattctgttgcaattctgtcaaaatgtgctaaaacggagcgtttcggcagagggtaaatacaggtatattcaggcagacagtatgaggaaaataaagatttttttaacattacagcatgtaaacatgttctagtagaaaccccaaaatacaagcatgaacctgaaaatgagcataatatgggacctttaagctacTGTAGCCATTTCAATGTTAATTTCTTTTAgatagctaactatttcaaatgTTTATCCGTACCTTTGACGCCagttaactatttcaaatgTTTATCCGTACCTTTGACACTAGCTAACTACAGACTATTTGAaatgtttattcatttgttttcagCTCACTGTTTCAATTGTTTATTCCTGACTTTCAAACTTCTAAACTAGTTTTCACACAATCACAATTGCAACCTGTGTGTTACAACTTACCAGCTCTGGAGATTTACTAGTTAATTAGTTGAGGTTCCCACGTACCCCCTGGAAGCTGCAGAAGTGCCCCCTGCGGTGCGCCTCTGGTTGGGATTCATTGTGTTAGAAAACACTATAAATGAATAGCCTATTTCGTTAGATCATGCTGTCTCACTAAGTTCCTCTGAATTCTTACACAACATCATTGCTGCTGAATAATCAATGTCTCCGTTTCTTGTAATCTGTTACATGAATACAGTAGGCCTATGCTGAGTTCTGGCATGAAATGTAATTGCAAAGTAATGCATGACTGCTGTCACATGAAACCACTGgatcctcttttttttcacttgaaaTGAAAGTTTCAGGGATGTTTGAGCAACAGGTTTCAGGAAATGAGGAACTTATAAAATTCCTTTTATGTCTCAGAAATTCATCtcatcataaaatcataaaatcataaaatgtcCTTGTCAGGCCAACTGTCAAatgttctgtttctgtttttctcctttAGGACGTGGTTACCTCTGAGATGATGGAGGACAACAACGGAGTCTGTCATGTGATGGAGGAGAGTGAGGTGGATGAGCGGATCAGACAAACCAAAGATCAGCCGCAGCAGGAAAACAACAGCAGACCCAACTGGACAAATGGTAAACAGCTGCTTCTTTATTTGTGTGAAGCTTGATTTACCCCAACATGATTCCAGGCAGAACAACAAAATCTTAtgaaaaagcaataaaacaaacaagctTGTGTCATTTATACACCTTAACTGATAATGtatcaaataaatgaaaacataggactgaaattaataattaaacagGCACAAAAACAGTGTTAATTTTGGGGAATGTGGCCTAGTAAAAAGGGAGAAACATTTTCACACTGatatctgttgtttttttacttgtgcCGATGCAAAACATTATCTAGTccacaattaaagggactgtttgtaacttcttccacgtataaatcaatccgggtcggtgtcccatgcgcgctcgcgtgtggctacgctgttcagacaagactcaaacacaaactacacggaagcaccaaaaccgcaaagttatatctagtgaagcccgtcttgtaaaacagtgttggccgcggtcggaggacgcgggggagaccgtagctttggtcctCAGGGCCGgggtctctgctgtactctgctcctctgctcctcggcctgcttgccttcactcacacaccgcgctcgttctcgctcttttgCTCCACCCTGACGTGcatacactgcagaagagttagtttagctctgagaatatctagtgaatgtacagtggacgtttgtgcagaaataactgctgcagctcctccagaccaacagaggtttcccgtgttttgtgaagtgatggggctccgcagcgagaaacgttatcatctccgaccgggtgccggtgtctcctctgttccctccggccgcggtcgggaggctgaagcaggaaaagccaacactaggatcagcagtgattcatggagagaccttcgtctggtcagctaacattactgccaagcagctgaaatatagagggatattgtggttttagctgacgtgtgtcgcctcactgttttgacggatgctcgctcacattcgggtagcgcgtgcacacaggcaagcccgagcaacaggacgctgacttttgttcacttaacgaccacaggtgttgctgttattACCAATTTCGGTAGATGCTTTGAACAAATGGGACATCATCATATTTATACCTGAATTGCAGGTGGTAGCTATTGGCAGTAGACAGCATTGACGAGTTGGTATCTGTTATTTAATAAAAGGCTAATAAACCAATTCATCAATCTAACCTTTGACCAAATAGTCATATACAGACTAGATCACTTATTAACTGTATCTTTCTGACTTTCACTTTCGCCCTGAGTAAATCCCGGAAGTGTTTTGGAAATAAAAGTTACGTATTAAATATGTGCACCAGTTAAAATCCCAGTACACACTAAAGCTTACCGGTGTTACAGCTAAGTTGCCTCATTTGCCCCGCAGTGCTTGTTTCAGATATCGTTCAGTTTGTGTCACTACAGTATAACAGATCAGTGCTCTTATGTTAGATCACCTCATGATCCAGCCCTACTGTATAGCAGCATTAGAGACGCATTATCACGGTGAAGTCACCATAACATCCCGCTTTAGATGccaataaacacacatacaaaaatatgAATGAGATATCTTTTAACTACTCAACATAGAGCCTATAATATACTTGTTATATATGGAAACTTTGGGATTTAAAGTCTGTATGTTTGAACAATATCTGACTGCACAGCGTGAGTTTGTACTGACTGGTCCACCTCAGGTCAGTGAGATTTGAGGGGTTATTTATATTTGACTGCCCTAGTTTTGTTgtgggttttgtgtgtgtttgacagcaCAGACTCCTTTTCATTGCTACCATATATACTGCAGTGATGcttttaaatcttattttataCCTCCATTTTCTTCTTTGTCAGTTGTCAAGTGTTTCAGACGAGTTCTTGTCACACTTCTATTTCCAGCATTTATGTAATAATGATGATCCTGTtgtggatctctctctctctctctcttgctgtcAGGTCAGTGTGTTGTGGCGATGCCGAGCTGTTCGATGCTAAACCCGAGCTTTGATCTGTCTCTGTGCCGTGCCAAGCTGGAGAATGATGGCTTTCaggtcagcacacacacacacacacacacacacatacatatgagCTACTGTGGCACGTCAAAATTCAGATATCTTTACTTTAATCTGTTTAATCCAGgttgttcatttgtttattcTTTTCAGATTCCAGTCAGAGACATGGAGGCTCCTCTGCAGACAGCCCTGGACGTTCCCTCAGTCAggagatacatggttttcaACTCGGCTCTCTTCCATTTCATACTGGCACCGGTATGTCGTCCAGCTTTCCGCCAAATCTTACCAAGGATTAACTCTGACCATATCGCTCTCTCCTCATACCTCTGCAGTTTTAACTCTCTCACCACTTTtctttcatactttttttcctGGTCTGCCTCAAATGAGCACTCAAGTGATTTAGTATTACACTTTCATAAAGTTTGGGAACTTGCAAGagactgataaaaaaaagaggtcATGTGGTCAAGTGGTAATGTCTTGTCATGGTCAACCCATGTCTTTCAAACTCTGCATATCACCAGTTTGTAACGCAGGCTTTCCGgttgattaaatgtacttaaatgtaatttatagtcCTAATAATGACAGCATCAGCAGTTCTTTTCTCAGACATTAGTGGATATTatactgttttcacaggctgggTAACCTACTGTATACTCTTGACATGTGAAATCAGACTTCTTTAATATATGACCTTTGCTACACAGTACTTTGTGTACAGTACTTAATGTACATATAGCACACTGAAATTGCTGACATTCCAGGATTCAAACATGCCATAAATAATCACTTTATACAGTATCACAGGCAAAACAACACAGTTACTGTGTGCtgctgttaaagctgcagtctgtaactttgagcaaatatgatgaaaagtcATTTTTATGGTTGTTTCATGCTGGTGCGGAGAGATTTTACACATGCCATTAAAagcactaggaggaggcagaggagcatgattttttttcagagattctactgtcaggatatagtgacagttttataaaacataactttttatcatgttttctcaaaGTTACCgtctgcagctttaactgttaAGAGCTTCTGCCGGTGAAGCTCTAGAAACCACAGGTTGTTTTGCTCCACAGCTGCAGATATAGGAGGCAATTAGCTTAGTTTAGTATTAAGGCTAGAAGAAAAGGGAAAACTtagtctggctctgtccaaagattaaaaaaatctgcctGCCTGTTTCTTAAATACTAGCTGCTAGTTGCTGTCACGTTAATATTTACAacgtctcctctccctccaccaGATGCTGTATGTGGTGGTGTGGTGCGCCGTGTTCTCCACCCTCCACCTCTATATCACTGTCAGAGACTACTGGgtcctctgcctctctgtcagCCTGATCTCCATCCTCCTCACCACTGCCATCATCGTCATCCTCCACTACAGTAACAAGGAGGTAAGGATGGGGTCTGTGACCATAAACTTAGTTTACAGTAATACTGACAAGTTCATATTAATGATCTGAGTTTGGATTCATCTGAAGAGGATTGctctaaatatatacatttctttaaattaaaaacctGAAATGTGAAATAATTGATTCTCAAACATGTTTCTTTGTGCGTTTCTGTGTCAGATCAACATGAACATAGACGTTCGGTTAATCCAGGTGAATGAGAGGATGGTGAAACACAAGCTGCTGGTGGCCGTGGCCGACTGGGTGCAGTCCTGCACCGGAAACATGCAGGTTGTTCTCATCAAATCAATTGAAACTGTGAGAATATCAGGTTCCATATGTGCCAGAAGTGCACTAACTTCTTCGTACGATGTGTCCATGTCTACTCTTGATACACAGCTCTCTTAgtttcatctttttttgtgttgctCAACATAAAGATGAAACAAAAAGCTGATGGTGGGACTATATGACACTGAGATCAATGCAACACCTGCTCGCATCAACTTGAGTTTGTGAAGATGAACCAAtcagtggattttttttattattatcagagTTTTATTGACCAAAGGGGCCAGCTGCAACAAGAAAACGCTGGAACTGTGTGTGCTCGCTCACAGCAAACAGCACAAAATGTATCTTCAAGATCTGTCCAGAAGGAATCCACGGAATAGGTCTATTATACTTGCAATATGACATAAAAAGTAGCACAATATATACCCAAAGTAAAAACAGACTTTTCGAAAAAGGGACAATTCTGTTTAtggaaaaaacttaatttaaacACAGCAAAGAAATGCTAAAAGAAATGTTACTATATATGGCTTGTACTGAAGTGCATCCCTGTTACGTGGGGCTGCAGAACAGGTGAACCCATGCACAGACACTTGACAGGGAGACAGGTATATGATGAAAAGGTATTTATTGCAAGCAAGGTTTTGGGGAGGCTCGGGCTGGTTGTAGGTAGCCAGATGTCCAGGGCCACTGAGATTTGGTGGAGTCTCTGGGCAGAGCAGCTGAGCGTTAGGAGGCACGTTAAGAGCAAGAGACAGGTACTGGAGTAAACTGGAGACAATTGGATAACAAAAGGAATGGAGAGTAGAGGTTAGTTCCAGTGAACAGTTCACAAAAATCCAAAtgcaaaaaagcaaaaaaaaaggcaaaatacaGACTTGACCACTTGCACACTAGTAGAATCTACGATCTAGCAAGATGGATGAGCTGGGTGGTTGTAGGAGTCT
This Sebastes fasciatus isolate fSebFas1 chromosome 17, fSebFas1.pri, whole genome shotgun sequence DNA region includes the following protein-coding sequences:
- the tmem268 gene encoding transmembrane protein 268 isoform X1, whose amino-acid sequence is MMEDNNGVCHVMEESEVDERIRQTKDQPQQENNSRPNWTNGQCVVAMPSCSMLNPSFDLSLCRAKLENDGFQIPVRDMEAPLQTALDVPSVRRYMVFNSALFHFILAPMLYVVVWCAVFSTLHLYITVRDYWVLCLSVSLISILLTTAIIVILHYSNKEINMNIDVRLIQVNERMVKHKLLVAVADWVQSCTGNMQLYFVYWDMSCCLRALTETLEEPCFVGNDTQKKLKRKMSHLVLVNEDTAVDPEVEGSDLEQQDSDEQRPLLRHEDTDGSTSSSQREGAKVTTNYSLVPDATLPAQAKAYQLLMTYSAAYVKLLVSERLSGPSHRRLHTQRNHCSTNHLCLCQYIKRKILR
- the tmem268 gene encoding transmembrane protein 268 isoform X2, producing the protein MMEDNNGVCHVMEESEVDERIRQTKDQPQQENNSRPNWTNGQCVVAMPSCSMLNPSFDLSLCRAKLENDGFQIPVRDMEAPLQTALDVPSVRRYMVFNSALFHFILAPMLYVVVWCAVFSTLHLYITVRDYWVLCLSVSLISILLTTAIIVILHYSNKEINMNIDVRLIQVNERMVKHKLLVAVADWVQSCTGNMQLYFVYWDMSCCLRALTETLEEPCFVGNDTQKLKRKMSHLVLVNEDTAVDPEVEGSDLEQQDSDEQRPLLRHEDTDGSTSSSQREGAKVTTNYSLVPDATLPAQAKAYQLLMTYSAAYVKLLVSERLSGPSHRRLHTQRNHCSTNHLCLCQYIKRKILR